A single region of the Plantactinospora soyae genome encodes:
- a CDS encoding transcriptional regulator: MGTWRIGTDALARSRFAVSALAETVSALKSLNTGIVVPGQRDWLATHAPGYRERIAADPFARALVRAAFRPRWVADFLTSPPAGPEETFADELARVRATPPEAARAELDGGPAAPLPAELAVPDLPDRAAELLGWIWTRTVEPDWSRRRRILEADIVSRTQQLSSGGWASTLDGMRPGMRWLGDGRLQVNNYDLPAKDLAGAQLLFIPSTNHRGWLGSAGSDRHSIVYPCTGILADPADRQPPRALSRLLGPVRAGILTLLDSPKSPTQLVALTGYGYGSVGGHLQVLLDAQLVRRRRSGRSVLYFRTAAGDLLVGAQHRDADPSGLPRQSPPIH; encoded by the coding sequence GTGGGCACCTGGCGGATCGGTACGGACGCACTGGCCCGGAGCCGGTTCGCCGTCTCCGCCCTGGCCGAGACGGTCTCGGCGCTCAAGTCGCTGAACACCGGGATCGTCGTTCCCGGGCAGCGGGACTGGCTGGCCACCCACGCTCCCGGTTACCGGGAGCGGATCGCCGCCGATCCGTTCGCCCGGGCGCTGGTGCGGGCCGCCTTCCGGCCGAGATGGGTGGCCGACTTCCTGACGTCACCGCCCGCCGGACCGGAGGAGACGTTCGCCGACGAGCTGGCGCGGGTCCGGGCCACCCCGCCCGAGGCCGCCCGGGCCGAACTCGACGGCGGGCCGGCCGCACCGCTGCCGGCGGAGCTGGCGGTGCCGGACCTGCCGGATCGGGCCGCGGAACTGCTCGGCTGGATCTGGACCCGGACGGTGGAACCGGACTGGTCGCGGCGCCGCCGCATCCTGGAGGCCGACATCGTGTCCCGGACCCAGCAGCTCAGCTCCGGCGGCTGGGCAAGCACGCTCGACGGGATGAGGCCGGGAATGCGGTGGCTCGGCGACGGCCGGTTGCAGGTCAACAACTACGACCTGCCGGCGAAGGACCTGGCCGGGGCGCAACTGCTGTTCATCCCGAGTACCAACCACCGGGGCTGGCTCGGCTCGGCCGGATCGGACCGGCACTCGATCGTCTACCCCTGCACCGGGATCCTGGCCGACCCGGCCGATCGCCAACCGCCCCGGGCATTGAGCCGGCTGCTCGGACCGGTCCGGGCGGGCATCCTGACGCTGCTGGACTCGCCGAAGAGTCCCACCCAGCTCGTCGCGCTCACCGGGTACGGCTACGGCTCGGTCGGCGGTCACCTCCAGGTCCTGCTGGACGCCCAGCTCGTCCGGCGCCGCCGGTCCGGCCGTTCCGTGCTCTACTTCCGTACTGCCGCCGGGGACCTACTGGTCGGCGCCCAGCACCGGGACGCCGACCCGTCCGGTCTTCCTCGGCAGTCACCACCCATTCACTGA
- a CDS encoding MFS transporter, with protein sequence MHTYRELFRVREFRPLFATVSLLTAARTVTGLALGTLVYAATGSPLLAALSLFGSYFAQVLGAATLLSVADRVPPRAAMVAIAVFAGLSTLMLALPGMPVWGIFCVIGLQGLVGSVAGGVRWGLLGEILPGSGYVLGRSVFNMSLGVTQITGFATGGLLVALTSPRQVLVIGGGLTLAGALTARLGLSRRPPRATGRPSVGQTWRVNAELWSMPGRRHAYLAMWVPNGLVVGCEAIFIPYAPNAAGVLFVAGAAGMLAGDVLLGRFLPARWRARTVTPLQLLLGAPYLLFALSLPLPVAAVAVAAASFGFGGGLLLQERLIELTPPELRGQALGLHSAGMLTFQAVAATIAGAVAGWLPVGLAMAVMGALSLLVALYLTPRLRRRDQVPTPEPVPA encoded by the coding sequence ATGCACACCTATCGGGAGTTGTTCCGGGTCCGCGAATTCCGGCCGCTCTTCGCGACGGTCTCGCTGCTGACCGCCGCGCGTACCGTCACGGGGTTGGCGCTCGGCACCCTGGTGTACGCGGCCACCGGGTCGCCGCTGCTCGCCGCGCTCAGCCTCTTCGGGTCGTACTTCGCCCAGGTGCTCGGCGCGGCGACGCTGCTCAGCGTCGCGGACCGGGTGCCGCCCCGGGCCGCCATGGTCGCGATCGCGGTGTTCGCCGGGCTGAGCACCCTGATGCTGGCACTGCCGGGCATGCCGGTCTGGGGAATCTTCTGCGTGATCGGTCTCCAGGGGCTGGTCGGCTCGGTGGCCGGCGGCGTCCGCTGGGGACTGCTCGGGGAGATCCTGCCTGGCAGCGGGTACGTCCTCGGCCGGTCGGTCTTCAACATGTCCCTCGGCGTCACCCAGATCACCGGGTTCGCCACCGGTGGGCTGCTGGTCGCGCTGACCTCGCCCCGCCAGGTACTGGTGATCGGCGGCGGGCTGACCCTGGCCGGTGCGCTCACCGCCCGGCTGGGCCTCTCCCGGCGCCCGCCCCGGGCCACCGGCCGCCCGTCGGTGGGGCAGACCTGGCGGGTCAACGCCGAGCTCTGGTCGATGCCGGGCCGCCGGCACGCGTACCTGGCGATGTGGGTGCCGAACGGCCTCGTCGTCGGCTGCGAGGCGATCTTCATCCCGTACGCGCCCAATGCGGCGGGAGTGCTCTTCGTGGCCGGGGCGGCGGGCATGCTCGCCGGGGACGTACTGCTGGGCAGGTTCCTTCCGGCCCGGTGGCGGGCCCGGACGGTCACGCCGCTACAGCTGCTGCTCGGGGCGCCGTATCTGCTCTTCGCCCTGTCACTGCCGTTGCCCGTCGCCGCGGTCGCGGTCGCCGCCGCCTCGTTCGGTTTCGGCGGCGGGCTGCTGCTCCAGGAGCGGCTGATCGAGTTGACCCCGCCGGAGCTACGCGGACAGGCGCTCGGCCTGCACTCGGCCGGCATGCTGACCTTCCAGGCGGTGGCGGCGACGATCGCGGGCGCCGTGGCGGGCTGGCTGCCGGTCGGTCTGGCGATGGCGGTGATGGGGGCGCTTTCGCTGCTGGTGGCGCTCTATCTCACACCTCGGCTGCGCCGCCGGGACCAGGTTCCCACGCCCGAGCCGGTGCCGGCGTGA
- a CDS encoding DUF397 domain-containing protein, with amino-acid sequence MDVTGANWRTSTRSGSSGGNCVEVADNLPDVVLVRDSKDPDGGKLAFDADAWRAFVGSARRG; translated from the coding sequence ATGGATGTGACCGGCGCCAACTGGCGGACGTCCACCCGCAGCGGCTCCAGCGGCGGCAACTGTGTCGAGGTGGCCGACAACCTGCCGGACGTCGTACTGGTCCGGGACAGCAAGGACCCCGACGGCGGCAAGCTGGCCTTCGACGCCGACGCGTGGCGGGCCTTCGTCGGAAGTGCCCGGCGAGGCTGA
- a CDS encoding glutaredoxin domain-containing protein: MTEDREGVVVYWRHGCPYCMKLMFLLLFSRLRYTRVNIWKDPDAAAFVRSVADGNETVPTVTVAGRPMVNPSVRKLLAAVREHAPHLLSGRA; this comes from the coding sequence ATGACCGAGGACCGGGAGGGCGTGGTCGTCTACTGGCGGCACGGATGCCCGTACTGCATGAAGTTGATGTTCCTGTTGCTCTTCAGCCGGCTGCGGTACACGAGGGTCAACATCTGGAAGGATCCGGACGCGGCGGCGTTCGTCCGCTCGGTGGCGGACGGCAACGAGACCGTGCCGACGGTGACCGTCGCGGGCCGGCCGATGGTGAACCCGTCGGTCCGCAAACTGCTGGCGGCCGTCCGCGAGCACGCCCCACACCTGCTTTCCGGCCGCGCCTGA
- a CDS encoding 3-oxoacyl-ACP reductase, producing the protein MTSDRLTGRVAVVTGAGSGIGLATVRRLAAEGARVVCVDIAAVPGRAAADEVDGEFVECDVADEAAVRDLFDQVAARHGRIDIAFNNAGISPPDDDSILDTGLDAWERVLRVNTTSVYLCCKYVIPHMLRQGKGSIINTASFVALMGAATSQIAYTASKGGVLALTRELGVQFARQGIRVNALCPGPIGTPLLRDLFAKDPERAARRLVHVPMGRFGEPAEIAAAVAFLASDDASFMTAAQFVVDGGITGAYVTPL; encoded by the coding sequence ATGACAAGTGATCGACTGACCGGGCGGGTGGCCGTGGTGACCGGCGCCGGCAGCGGGATCGGGCTGGCCACCGTACGCCGGCTCGCCGCCGAGGGGGCCCGGGTGGTCTGTGTCGACATCGCGGCCGTACCCGGGCGGGCCGCCGCCGACGAGGTGGACGGCGAGTTCGTGGAGTGCGACGTGGCCGACGAGGCGGCCGTACGCGATCTCTTCGACCAGGTCGCGGCCCGGCACGGGCGGATCGACATCGCGTTCAACAACGCCGGCATCTCGCCGCCGGACGACGACTCGATCCTCGACACCGGCCTGGACGCCTGGGAACGGGTGCTCCGGGTCAACACCACCAGCGTCTACCTCTGCTGCAAGTACGTCATTCCGCACATGCTGCGCCAGGGCAAGGGGTCGATCATCAACACCGCCTCGTTCGTCGCCCTGATGGGGGCGGCGACCTCGCAGATCGCCTACACCGCGAGCAAGGGCGGGGTACTGGCGCTGACCCGGGAACTCGGCGTGCAGTTCGCCCGGCAGGGCATCCGGGTCAACGCGCTCTGTCCGGGGCCGATCGGTACCCCGCTGCTCCGGGACCTCTTCGCCAAGGACCCGGAACGGGCGGCCCGCCGCCTGGTGCACGTCCCGATGGGGCGGTTCGGCGAGCCGGCGGAGATCGCCGCCGCGGTGGCGTTCCTGGCCAGCGACGACGCCTCGTTCATGACCGCCGCCCAGTTCGTGGTCGACGGGGGGATCACCGGCGCGTACGTCACCCCGCTGTGA
- the map gene encoding type I methionyl aminopeptidase: MTVRAPLTPGTLSPWRQVPPQIVRPEYVGKKRPKEWRGSHVQSAETIEKMRVAGRIAAQATQLAGENCKPGVTTDEIDRVVHEFLVDHNAYPSTLGYKGFPKSCCTSLNEVICHGIPDSTVLVDGDIINVDVTAYLDGVHGDTDATFCVGEVTEPARLLVERTHEAMMRGIRAVVPGRQINVIGRVIESYAKRFGYGVVRDFTGHGIGEAFHSGLYVPHYDSPRPTDIMEPGMTFTIEPMITLGTHEYDMWDDGWTVVTKDRRWTAQFEHTIVVTEDGHEILTLP, from the coding sequence ATGACCGTCCGTGCGCCGTTGACTCCCGGCACGCTCTCCCCGTGGCGCCAGGTGCCGCCGCAAATCGTCCGTCCCGAGTACGTCGGCAAGAAGCGGCCGAAGGAGTGGCGTGGCTCGCACGTCCAGTCCGCCGAGACGATCGAGAAGATGCGGGTGGCCGGCCGGATCGCTGCCCAGGCCACCCAGCTCGCCGGGGAGAACTGCAAGCCGGGCGTCACCACCGACGAGATCGACCGGGTGGTGCACGAGTTCCTGGTCGACCACAACGCCTACCCGTCCACGCTCGGTTACAAGGGCTTCCCCAAGTCCTGCTGCACGAGCCTGAACGAGGTGATCTGCCACGGCATCCCCGACTCGACCGTGCTGGTGGACGGCGACATCATCAACGTCGACGTCACCGCGTACCTCGACGGGGTGCACGGGGACACCGACGCCACCTTCTGCGTCGGCGAGGTGACGGAGCCGGCCCGGCTGCTGGTGGAGCGGACCCACGAGGCGATGATGCGCGGCATCCGGGCGGTCGTACCGGGTCGGCAGATCAACGTGATCGGCCGGGTCATCGAGTCGTACGCCAAGCGTTTCGGCTACGGCGTCGTCCGGGACTTCACCGGGCACGGCATCGGCGAGGCCTTCCACAGCGGGCTCTACGTGCCGCACTACGACAGCCCCCGGCCCACCGACATCATGGAGCCGGGAATGACGTTCACCATCGAGCCGATGATCACCCTCGGCACCCACGAGTACGACATGTGGGACGACGGCTGGACCGTGGTGACCAAGGACCGGCGCTGGACGGCACAGTTCGAGCACACCATCGTGGTCACCGAGGACGGCCACGAGATCCTCACCCTGCCGTGA
- a CDS encoding VIT1/CCC1 transporter family protein has protein sequence MTDASTGVSEHHHADVSGGWLRPAVFGAMDGLVTNIALIAGVGGGGAEPRNIVLTGFAGLVAGAISMGLGEYTSVQSQNEQVAAEVAKERRELERNPAGEARELADAWVQRGLPRQLAEQVADALRRNPEEALRVHVQEELGVDVDERPSPWTAAFSSFICFSAGALVPLATYLLGFSSLWLALAVGGIGLFVAGALVARFTNRKWWISGGRQLLLGAAATVATYLVGRLIGVGVS, from the coding sequence GTGACGGACGCCTCCACCGGGGTCAGCGAACACCACCACGCGGACGTCTCCGGCGGCTGGCTGCGGCCCGCCGTCTTCGGTGCGATGGACGGTCTGGTCACCAACATCGCCCTGATCGCCGGCGTCGGCGGGGGTGGCGCCGAGCCCCGGAACATCGTGCTGACCGGATTCGCCGGTCTCGTCGCCGGGGCGATCTCGATGGGGCTGGGCGAGTACACCAGCGTGCAGTCCCAGAACGAGCAGGTGGCCGCCGAGGTGGCCAAGGAGCGCCGCGAACTGGAGCGGAATCCGGCCGGCGAGGCCCGGGAACTCGCCGACGCCTGGGTGCAGCGCGGCCTGCCCCGCCAGCTCGCCGAGCAGGTGGCGGACGCGCTCCGGCGCAACCCGGAGGAGGCGCTCCGGGTGCACGTCCAGGAGGAACTGGGCGTCGACGTCGACGAGCGGCCCAGCCCGTGGACCGCCGCCTTCTCCTCGTTCATCTGCTTCTCGGCGGGCGCCCTGGTGCCGCTGGCGACGTACCTGCTGGGGTTCTCCAGCCTGTGGCTGGCGTTGGCGGTGGGCGGTATCGGCCTGTTCGTCGCCGGTGCGCTGGTCGCCCGGTTCACCAACCGAAAGTGGTGGATCAGCGGTGGCCGGCAGCTCCTGCTCGGCGCGGCGGCGACCGTCGCGACGTATCTGGTCGGCCGGCTGATCGGGGTCGGCGTCAGCTGA
- a CDS encoding nucleotidyltransferase domain-containing protein, with amino-acid sequence MSEENPYLVNPRWLLAEQVAGQARRRYPADILAIGVYGPLAHGDDDETSDVNLVAVTYRPGMGPRPATRRLDGVLVDLAPVGADDYLAQARTLSASWPLVADRYVSTKPLHDPTGWLPALRDAHLGRLASARPAEFTSLARQAWCRGFAAHTRAVWLAQWYQIDAALLMLGAARLAAATVVGLFTRTYFRTDADAVIRTGLAGADMTELGTVLRDQATELAARGRPVDGTVADLFGD; translated from the coding sequence ATGTCGGAGGAGAACCCGTACCTCGTCAATCCCCGTTGGCTGCTCGCCGAGCAGGTGGCCGGACAGGCCCGCCGACGGTATCCGGCCGACATCCTGGCGATCGGCGTGTACGGCCCACTCGCGCACGGCGACGACGACGAGACCAGTGACGTGAACCTCGTCGCCGTCACCTACCGACCGGGGATGGGACCACGGCCGGCCACCCGACGGCTGGACGGGGTGCTGGTCGACCTCGCTCCGGTCGGCGCCGACGACTACCTGGCCCAGGCGCGTACCCTCTCGGCGTCGTGGCCGCTCGTCGCGGACCGGTACGTCAGCACGAAGCCGCTGCACGACCCCACCGGATGGCTGCCGGCGTTGCGCGACGCGCACCTGGGCCGGCTGGCCTCGGCCCGGCCGGCGGAGTTCACCTCGCTCGCCCGGCAGGCGTGGTGCCGGGGGTTCGCGGCGCACACCCGGGCGGTGTGGCTGGCGCAGTGGTACCAGATCGACGCCGCGCTGCTGATGCTCGGTGCCGCCCGACTGGCCGCGGCGACCGTGGTCGGCCTCTTCACCCGCACCTACTTCCGGACCGACGCGGACGCCGTGATCCGGACCGGCCTGGCCGGCGCCGACATGACCGAACTCGGCACGGTGCTGCGCGACCAGGCCACGGAGCTGGCCGCCCGAGGTCGCCCGGTGGACGGCACGGTCGCCGACCTGTTCGGCGACTGA
- a CDS encoding nitroreductase family deazaflavin-dependent oxidoreductase — translation MSTQGRPVSVPGRLVRRLGHRRWFAACTPLLVPADRLVARLTRGRVVALGLLPSLLITTTGRRSGQPRANPLLYVPDGDGYVVIGSNWGRPEQPAWALNLLAEPAATVTVAGNRIPVRAQLVEGAERDRLWQLLVAEWPAYQTYVSRAGGRDIRIFRLDPTLPDQR, via the coding sequence ATGTCCACTCAGGGTAGACCGGTCTCCGTACCCGGCAGGCTCGTCCGCCGGCTCGGCCACCGGCGCTGGTTCGCCGCCTGCACCCCGCTACTGGTCCCCGCCGACCGCCTGGTCGCGCGCCTGACCCGGGGTCGGGTGGTCGCGCTGGGGCTGCTCCCGTCGTTGCTGATCACCACCACCGGGCGCCGGTCCGGACAGCCCCGGGCCAACCCGCTGCTCTACGTACCGGACGGCGACGGCTACGTGGTGATCGGGTCCAACTGGGGTCGACCGGAGCAGCCGGCCTGGGCACTCAACCTGCTCGCCGAGCCGGCCGCCACGGTCACCGTCGCCGGCAACCGGATACCGGTCCGGGCCCAACTGGTCGAAGGTGCGGAGCGGGACCGGCTGTGGCAGCTGCTGGTGGCCGAGTGGCCGGCGTACCAGACCTACGTGAGCCGGGCAGGTGGTCGCGACATCCGCATCTTCCGACTCGATCCGACCCTGCCCGACCAGAGGTAG
- a CDS encoding ferritin-like domain-containing protein — protein MSEALAAALAAEHAAIYAYGPIGVHLDGDGAAQARSAEAAHRSRRDSLILLLNGKGSTPPPAAPAYALPFPVTDEASALRLAVEVEERTGAVWRAALPTTEGAQRTSALNGLTDTAVRATRWRRAAGVTPATVPFPGRPA, from the coding sequence ATGTCCGAGGCACTGGCGGCGGCGCTGGCCGCTGAACACGCCGCGATCTACGCGTACGGGCCGATCGGGGTGCACCTGGACGGCGACGGGGCTGCCCAGGCCCGGTCCGCCGAGGCCGCACACCGTAGTCGCCGGGACAGCCTGATCCTGCTGCTGAACGGGAAGGGCAGCACCCCTCCGCCGGCCGCCCCGGCGTACGCCCTGCCGTTCCCCGTTACCGACGAGGCCAGTGCGCTCCGGCTGGCGGTCGAGGTCGAGGAGCGGACCGGCGCGGTGTGGCGGGCCGCCCTACCGACCACGGAGGGGGCGCAGCGGACCAGCGCGCTGAACGGGCTCACCGACACCGCGGTACGCGCCACCAGGTGGCGGCGGGCCGCCGGGGTCACCCCGGCCACGGTGCCGTTCCCCGGCCGGCCCGCCTGA
- the rimP gene encoding ribosome maturation factor RimP has translation MTQRGRAAGRPKAGPRAPGRPRDDSSARRLRLRAVIEPVVNAAGYDLEDLAVSRAGRRYVVRVVVDGDAGVSLDAVADVSRALSKALDQAEETSGDLVAGEYQLEVSSPGVDRPLTLPRHWRRNVGRLVKVTVRGAGEPVATAPGAPGTATGPTDRPTGDRQVTARVVAADEIRAVLDTDAGPTGWAYDDLGPGRVQVEFNRLDEIAEDDPTDAGHDDYDDDVEDGDDEDVEGEER, from the coding sequence ATGACGCAGCGTGGCCGTGCCGCCGGCCGGCCGAAGGCGGGTCCCCGCGCTCCGGGGCGCCCCCGTGACGACTCGTCCGCGCGCCGGCTCCGGCTCCGTGCCGTTATCGAACCCGTGGTGAACGCCGCCGGCTACGACCTCGAGGACCTTGCGGTGTCCCGGGCCGGCCGCCGGTACGTGGTCCGGGTCGTCGTCGACGGCGACGCGGGCGTCAGCCTGGACGCGGTGGCCGACGTCTCCCGGGCCCTGTCCAAGGCGCTAGACCAGGCGGAGGAGACCAGCGGCGATCTGGTCGCCGGGGAGTACCAGCTAGAGGTGAGTTCCCCCGGCGTGGACCGGCCGCTGACGCTGCCCCGACACTGGCGGCGCAACGTGGGCCGGCTGGTGAAGGTGACTGTGCGTGGTGCCGGCGAACCGGTGGCGACCGCCCCGGGTGCCCCGGGAACGGCGACCGGCCCGACCGATCGACCGACGGGCGACCGACAGGTGACGGCCCGGGTGGTCGCTGCCGACGAGATCCGGGCGGTGCTGGACACTGACGCCGGACCGACCGGATGGGCGTACGACGACCTGGGACCCGGCCGGGTCCAGGTGGAGTTCAACCGGCTGGACGAGATCGCGGAAGACGATCCGACCGACGCTGGCCATGACGACTATGACGACGACGTCGAAGACGGCGACGACGAAGATGTGGAGGGCGAGGAGCGGTGA
- the nusA gene encoding transcription termination factor NusA produces the protein MNIDLAALRALEREREIPFDTILAAIETALLTAYRHTEGAQANARVEIDRKTGAALVYAQEQDAEGAVIREFDDTPHDFGRIAAMTAKQVILQRLREATDEVHFGEYAGRDGDLVTGVVQAHEARSEKGIVSVDLGKVEAVLPQAEQVPGELYEHGQRLRCVVVHVVKGFRGPQITLSRSHPNLVKKLFALEVPEIADGTVEIAAIARESGHRTKIAVRSTVAGVNAKGACIGPMGQRVRAVMSELHGEKIDIIDWSEDPGMFVGNALSPAKALRVEVVDAATRTARVTVPDFQLSLAIGREGQNARLAARLTGWRIDIHADTEQVPSPAPAGRQGGADHAAEADGAISTG, from the coding sequence GTGAACATCGACCTCGCGGCGTTGCGCGCCCTTGAGCGCGAACGGGAGATCCCGTTCGACACGATTCTCGCGGCGATCGAGACCGCGTTGCTGACGGCGTACCGGCACACAGAGGGGGCCCAGGCGAATGCCCGGGTCGAGATCGACCGTAAGACCGGCGCGGCCCTGGTGTACGCCCAGGAGCAGGACGCCGAGGGTGCGGTGATCAGGGAGTTCGACGACACACCACACGACTTCGGTCGGATCGCCGCGATGACCGCGAAACAGGTCATCCTGCAGCGGCTCCGGGAGGCCACCGACGAGGTGCACTTCGGCGAGTACGCGGGCCGGGACGGTGACCTGGTCACCGGAGTGGTGCAGGCGCACGAGGCGCGCAGCGAGAAGGGCATCGTCTCGGTCGACCTCGGCAAGGTGGAGGCGGTGCTGCCCCAGGCCGAGCAGGTGCCGGGCGAGCTGTACGAGCACGGGCAGCGGCTGCGGTGCGTGGTGGTGCACGTGGTCAAGGGCTTCCGAGGCCCCCAGATCACCCTCTCCCGTTCGCACCCCAACCTGGTGAAGAAGCTGTTCGCCCTGGAGGTGCCCGAGATCGCCGACGGAACGGTGGAGATCGCGGCGATCGCCCGGGAGTCCGGTCACCGGACCAAGATCGCGGTTCGGTCCACCGTCGCCGGGGTGAACGCGAAGGGCGCCTGCATCGGCCCGATGGGTCAGCGGGTCCGCGCGGTGATGAGCGAACTGCACGGTGAGAAGATCGACATCATCGACTGGTCCGAGGACCCCGGGATGTTCGTCGGCAACGCCCTGTCGCCGGCCAAGGCACTCCGGGTCGAGGTCGTGGACGCGGCGACCCGGACAGCGCGGGTCACCGTACCTGATTTCCAGCTTTCATTGGCTATCGGACGAGAAGGGCAGAATGCCCGTCTCGCCGCCCGCCTCACCGGCTGGCGGATCGACATCCATGCCGATACCGAGCAGGTGCC